In Phaseolus vulgaris cultivar G19833 chromosome 10, P. vulgaris v2.0, whole genome shotgun sequence, a single genomic region encodes these proteins:
- the LOC137819681 gene encoding tRNA(His) guanylyltransferase 1-like, translating to MANSKYEYVKCFEVEEEVMFPNIILVWINACSLHKPYDLNTLKLMNSCAVETLEEYADVVFAYGFSDEYTFVLKKTSKFYERRASKVLSIITSFFSSVFLRKWGEFFPHKELQSPPSFHGRVIPCASTEALQEYLLWRQNICHLSNQHEQCLWRLVERGMNEKEAWDFIKGFDKSDLNNLLFDEFSVNYNKVEPIFRQGSCVLKTVVEDIVKYTDNGAPIKRNRRKIITVHSKKIAGKRFWNDHTVLLKELGGFIEEINNVTPEYVRSFEFDSKLMPSTWIVVRIDGCHFHRFSEVHEFVKPNDDRALNLMNLCAVSVLEKFCEDIVFAYGVSDEYSFIVKKSSNLYQRRANKIVSAIVSLFTSTYVMRWNEFFPQSELKYPPSFDGRAVCYPSTEILRDYLSWRQVDCHINNQYNSCFWKLVASGKSKREAQNNLKGGQLQKKVEELAIDYSKLPAMFRLGSSVYRDHDNGNSFESKGEVIVEHIDIIGPTFWLEHLNILHE from the coding sequence ATGGCAAACAGCAAATATGAGTATGTCAAGTGTTTTGAAGTTGAAGAAGAGGTCATGTTTCCCAATATCATCCTTGTTTGGATAAATGCCTGTAGCCTTCATAAGCCTTATGATCTAAACACTTTGAAGCTGATGAACTCTTGTGCTGTTGAAACTCTTGAAGAGTATGCAGATGTAGTCTTTGCATATGGATTCAGTGATGAGTATACTTTTGTATTGAAGAAGACCTCCAAGTTTTACGAAAGGCGTGCTAGCAAAGTGTTATCCATAATTACTTCTTTTTTCTCCTCTGTCTTTCTACGAAAATGGGGTGAGTTCTTTCCGCACAAGGAACTGCAAAGTCCTCCTTCCTTCCACGGGCGAGTCATACCTTGTGCGTCCACAGAAGCCCTTCAAGAGTATCTTTTGTGGCGGCAGAATATTTGTCATTTGAGTAATCAACATGAGCAATGTCTTTGGCGTCTTGTTGAACGTGGAATGAATGAGAAGGAAGCATGGGATTTCATCAAGGGTTTTGACAAAAGTGACCTAAACAATCTGTTATTTGATGAGTTCAGTGTCAATTACAATAAAGTGGAGCCAATATTCCGACAAGGGTCTTGTGTTCTAAAGACAGTAGTAGAGGATATTGTGAAATATACTGATAATGGTGCTCCAATTAAAAGGAACAGACGGAAGATAATTACTGTGCATTCCAAGAAAATAGCTGGTAAGAGATTTTGGAATGACCATACTGTTCTTTTGAAGGAACTCGGTGGTTTTATTGAAGAGATTAACAATGTGACTCCAGAGTATGTGagatcctttgagtttgatagCAAATTGATGCCATCTACATGGATTGTAGTTCGAATAGATGGATGCCACTTCCACAGATTTTCTGAGGTACATGAATTTGTGAAGCCAAATGATGATAGAGCCCTTAATTTGATGAATTTGTGTGCAGTTTCTGTCTTAGAAAAGTTTTGTGAGGATATAGTCTTTGCCTATGGGGTTAGTGATGAGTACAGTTTTATTGTTAAGAAAAGCAGTAATCTTTACCAAAGGAGAGCTAATAAAATAGTTTCAGCAATTGTGTCTCTCTTCACATCCACTTATGTGATGAGATGGAATGAGTTCTTCCCACAGAGTGAGTTAAAGTACCCTCCTTCCTTTGATGGACGAGCAGTGTGCTATCCATCTACTGAGATTCTAAGGGACTACCTTTCATGGAGACAGGTGGATTGCCACATCAACAATCAATATAACTCTTGTTTCTGGAAGCTAGTTGCATCTGGAAAAAGCAAGAGAGAAGCCCAGAATAATTTAAAGGGTGGTCAGTTGCAAAAGAAAGTTGAAGAGTTGGCTATTGACTACAGTAAATTACCAGCCATGTTCCGACTAGGATCCTCAGTTTATAGGGACCATGACAATGGAAACTCTTTTGAAAGTAAAGGAGAGGTCATTGTGGAACATATTGACATTATTGGACCAACCTTTTGGTTGGAACACCTAAACATCCTTCATGAATAG
- the LOC137818864 gene encoding zinc finger CCCH domain-containing protein 62-like → MATKDSPMELLDSTTESEGSDPDSDCDDSGEDPDYDALEETHSKFSNLSLKHKAKARFIEEKGQGEEVLEVTASVNDGESFGKVQKLFEEGLLKKLKVDECKLYLRKNGLRLTGNKDTLIQRIKEHFEILNGGEQRYPPSSFVLNCKGDACTGDVVLFEQNVYEMFNIASRSASGPPCGTRIVAGRIVKESYGAAKQQHTFTIEVLWSKGEKPLPPLYPLLIKGRNLYRLKTMRQKWEDEAKRQKILMEKHSRGYLARADRESRIQEKEKRKINKENRVYKKEARNQCQPQATNVVINPGKPEFPSRNSGLSVNIMNERSSILNNPAATLGRTSFAVHSMPNQQAIIGGVRGAELGANYNYADPHFRENLPSIVNCNRMAEKTTHYRKPLANAHHHPFVASNRESYHPFMASNRESYNPLMASNRERYKLNQVCRHFSRGRCYFGDDCKFLHDFRDRGNA, encoded by the exons ATGGCGACCAAAGATTCTCCTATGGAACTGCTCGATAGCACCACCGAATCCGAAGGATCCGACCCGGATTCCGACTGTGATGATTCGGGAGAAGACCCCGATTACGACGCGCTCGAAGAAACACATAGCAAGTTCTCAAACCTCTCACTTAAGCACAAGGCAAAAGCGCG CTTTATCGAGGAGAAGGGTCAAGGTGAGGAAGTGTTGGAGGTCACTGCATCTGTAAATGATGGAGAGAGTTTTGGAAAAGTTCAAAAGTTATTCGAAG AGGGATTGTTGAAGAAATTGAAAGTGGATGAATGCAAGTTGTATTTGAGGAAGAATGGTCTTAGGCTAACTGGAAATAAGGACACGCTTATACAACGCATAAAGGAGCACTTTGA GATTTTAAATGGAGGGGAGCAAAGGTATCCGCCTTCTAGCTTTGTGTTGAATTGTAAAG GTGATGCATGCACTGGTGATGTTGTTTTGTTTGAGCAAAATGTCTATGAAAT GTTCAACATCGCATCCAGGAGTGCTAGTGGTCCACCTTGTGGCACAAGGATTGTTGCAGGCCGCATAGTGAAAGAAAGCTATGGTGCTGCTAAACAACAGCATACATTTACG ATTGAAGTGCTCTGGAGTAAAGGAGAAAAGCCTCTCCCTCCCCTTTACCCCCTACTGATTAAGGGTCGAAACCTTTACAGGCTGAAGACTATGAGACAG AAATGGGAAGATGAAGCAAAGAGGCAGAAAATATTGATGGAAAAACACTCAAGGGGATATCTTGCTAGGGCAGATAGAGAATCAAGGATTCAAGAAAAGGAGAAGAGGAAAATTAATAAGGAAAATAG GGTCTACAAAAAGGAAGCAAGGAACCAATGTCAACCTCAAGCAACAAATGTAGTCATTAATCCAGGAAAACCCGAATTTCCATCTCGAAATTCAGGTTTATCTGTCAATATAATGAACGAAAGGTCCTCTATTTTAAATAATCCAGCAGCAACTTTAGGAAGAACATCATTTGCTGTTCATAGTATGCCTAATCAGCAAGCTATAATTGGTGGTGTGAGGGGAGCTGAACTTGGTGCAAACTATAATTATGCAGACCCCCATTTCAGAGAAAACCTACCTAGTATTGTGAATTGCAACCGTATGGCCGAGAAGACAACTCATTATAGGAAGCCTTTGGCAAATGCCCACCATCACCCATTCGTGGCCTCCAACAGAGAAAGTTATCACCCATTCATGGCCTCCAACAGAGAAAGCTATAACCCATTAATGGCCTCCAACAGAGAAAGATATAAGCTAAATCAGGTGTGTAGACATTTTTCCCGTGGAAGGTGCTATTTTGGGGACGACTGCAAATTCTTACATGATTTTAGAGACAGAGGGAATGcatga
- the LOC137818866 gene encoding uncharacterized protein — translation MEGRFAEELYAESLELSKLELKSTSAVDEKDKLNDCGGDDDLSFWGDSDDKLDSSLDLDREWQRRHDQFHTIGYRDGLIAGKEASAQEGFNIGFKQSVLDGYSWGVVRGVTSAFSHLPHQLKERLIERQEKRNEFHVLYESVHSLSTTDALGLFSEEIKAQEALEHSEHSEVSHHTAGLQEQSSHGSQLRNYRGQLEYLISDSPAIDIHLPEPK, via the exons ATGGAAGGTAGGTTTGCTGAAGAACTTTATGCTGAAAGTTTAGAACTGTCCAAATTAGAACTCAAATCCACCAGTGCTGTTGATGAAAAAGATAAGTTAAACG ATTGTGGTGGTGATGATGATTTGAGTTTTTGGGGTGATTCTGATGACAAGTTGGATAGTTCGTTGGATTTGGACAGGGAGTGGCAGAGGAGGCATGACCAATTCCATACG attgGGTATCGAGATGGTCTTATAGCTGGGAAGGAAGCTTCTGCTCAAGAGGGGTTCAACATTGGTTTTAAGCAATCGGTTCTTGATGGTTACAGTTGGGGTGTTGTAAGAGGTGTTACCAG TGCTTTTTCTCATCTTCCACACCAATTAAAGGAGAGGTTGATTGAAAGACAAGAAAAAAGGAATGAATTCCATGTGCTGTATGAATCTGTTCATTCTTTGTCAACAACAGATGCCCTTGGATTGTTTAGTGAAGAAATCAAAGCACAAGAAGCTTTGGAACATAGTGAACACTCAGAAGTTAGCCATCACACAGCAGGTTTGCAAGAGCAGTCTTCCCATGGCTCTCAACTGAGAAATTATCGTGGACAACTTGAGTATCTGATTAGTGATTCTCCGGCCATTGATATTCATTTACCTGAACCAAAATAA
- the LOC137818491 gene encoding 25.3 kDa vesicle transport protein SEC22-1 has protein sequence MVKLTMIARVTDGLPLAEGLDDGRDLKDAEYYKQQVKALFKNLSRGHYEASRMSVETGPYVFHYIIEGRVCYLTMCDRAYPKKLAFQYLEELRNEFERVNGSQIETAARPYAFIKFDTFIQKTKKLYQDTHTQRNISKLNDELYEVHQIMTRNVQDVLGVGEQLDQVSQMSSRLSSESRVYADKARDLNRQALIRKWAPVAIVFGVVFVLFWIKNKIW, from the exons ATGGTGAAGTTGACTATGATTGCCCGTGTTACTGATGGTCTTCCCCTAGCTGAAGGACTGGATGATGGTCGTGATCTTAAAGATGCGGAATATTACAAACAGCAAGTCAAGGCTTTGTTTAAGAATCTCTCAAGAGGACATTATGAAGCATCAAGGATGTCAGTTGAAACTGGACCTTATGTTTTTCA TTATATTATAGAAGGACGGGTCTGTTACTTAACAATGTGTGATCGTGCATACCCTAAGAAACTAGCCTTTCAATATCTTGAAGAGCTCAGGAACGAGTTTGAGCGTGTTAATGGGTCTCAAATTGAAACTGCAGCCAGACCTTATGCCTTCATCAAGTTTG aTACATTTATACAGAAGACAAAGAAACTTTACCAGGATACGCATACTCAGCGCAATATTTCTAAATTGAATGATGAACTCTATGAAGTCCACCAGATAATGACTCGTAATGTGCAGGATGTTCTTGGTGTTGGTGAACAGTTGGACC AGGTCAGCCAAATGTCCAGTCGCTTATCATCAGAATCTCGCGTATATGCTGATAAGGCTAGAGATTTAAATCGGCAG GCTCTGATTCGGAAGTGGGCCCCTGTTGCAATTGTTTTTGGAGTTGTCTTCGTACTTTTCTggatcaaaaataaaatatggtgA
- the LOC137819667 gene encoding uncharacterized protein: MASLIPGVLLKLLQSMDSNVKFNGEYRSVLLQVISIVPAITGSELWPNQGFFLKISDSSHSTYVSLSKEDNELILNNKLQLGQFFYVDGIEAGTPVPILVDVRPVPGRHPFIGNPKDLMQMLEASEGPVQSDNPRINRSKSMNSTTSKESRSPWHKIVIKEDKSAVASRYMQGVRIPTSNVNVYDAIEERKGNDFQNDVDSTKKVGSAKVKLQKLQALSVNTTRTLLLETSSPRQRVAQCNTEHVMSASKRISTKHNSTKLETTNLNVLPSSEDKSWSTEAVPWSSLPAKLLRPGKELLRRKHLASMVVVEAQKEVTAATVLVKFLSMFSNICTSAASENPHVTLNKFFSFQELMMNHSNGTSTVPHTDKLLNLYKTSSPTETDKNYKKSVLVPGKSSSKSPKYSPDLSDTEKQEWATGNGLEEINELREVLLMETKLWFLKYLEKTLDFWFSTSSQEKRGKTSKETAGKKKNHANHIALTLSHLKQANEWLEKLRNTTNLENEEMFETVDRLKQRVYSCLLLHVDSAAFALESRA; this comes from the exons ATGGCATCCCTTATTCCGGGGGTTCTACTGAAGCTTCTCCAAAGTATGGATTCTAATGTGAAATTTAATGGGGAATATAGATCAGTCCTTCTGCAAGTGATCAGCATTGTGCCTGCAATAACTGGATCTGAATTATGGCCTAACCAAGGTTTCTTCCTGAAAATCTCTGACTCTTCTCATTCAACTTATGTCTCACTCTCAAAGGAAGACAACGAGCTTATCTTGAACAATAAGTTGCAGCTTGGACAATTCTTTTATGTGGATGGCATAGAGGCGGGAACACCAGTCCCTATTCTTGTTGATGTTAGACCAGTTCCTGGCCGGCACCCTTTTATTGGAAATCCTAAGGATTTAATGCAAATGTTAGAGGCATCAGAGGGTCCAGTGCAATCTGATAATCCTAGAATTAATCGTTCAAAATCCATGAACTCAACAACATCCAAAGAAAGCAGAAGTCCATGGCACAAAATTGTTATTAAAGAGGACAAGTCTGCTGTTGCATCCAGGTACATGCAGGGTGTTAGAATTCCAACCTCAAATGTGAATGTGTATGATGCtattgaagaaagaaaaggaaatgaTTTTCAGAATGATGTAGATAGTACTAAGAAGGTGGGATCTGCAAAAGTAAAACTGCAAAAATTACAG GCACTCTCAGTGAATACAACTCGTACTCTACTACTTGAAACATCTTCACCAAGGCAGAGGGTTGCTCAATGTAACACTGAACATGTCATGTCAGCTTCAAAGCGCATATCAACCAAACATAATTCTACTAAACTGGAAACTACAAACTTGAATGTTTTGCCAAGCAGTGAAGATAAAAGCTGGAGCACAGAGGCAGTTCCATGGTCCTCTTTGCCAGCCAAACTTTTGAGGCCTGGAAAG GAATTGCTTAGAAGGAAACATCTAGCCTCCATGGTTGTTGTAGAAGCTCAGAAAGAAGTTACTGCTGCTACAGTCCTTGTCAAGTTTTTAAG TATGTTTTCCAACATCTGCACTTCAGCTGCATCAGAGAATCCTCATGTCACACTGAACAAGTTTTTTTCTTTCCAAGAACTCATGATGAACCATTCAAATGGTACAAGCACAGTTCCACACACGGATAAATTACTTAATCTATATAAAACTTCTTCTCCTACAGAAACAGATAAAAATTACAAGAAATCAGTTTTAGTGCCTGGGAAAAGTTCATCAAAGTCTCCAAAATACTCACCAGATTTATCCGACACTGAGAAACAAGAATGGGCCACAGGAAATGGTCTAGAAGAGATAAATGAACTGAGAGAGGTCCTTTTGATGGAAACAAAATTATGGTTTTTGAAATACTTGGAAAAAACATTGGATTTCTGGTTTTCCACAAGCTCCCAAGAGAAGAGGGGAAAGACGAGTAAGGAGACTGCAGGGAAGAAAAAGAATCATGCAAATCATATAGCTCTCACGTTGTCACACCTTAAGCAAGCAAATGAATGGTTAGAGAAACTGAGAAACACTACAAATTTGGAAAATGAAGAGATGTTTGAAACTGTTGACAGATTGAAGCAAAGAGTTTATTCTTGTTTGCTCCTACATGTTGACTCTGCTGCATTTGCTTTGGAAAGCCGAGCTTGA